One segment of Argiope bruennichi chromosome 11, qqArgBrue1.1, whole genome shotgun sequence DNA contains the following:
- the LOC129956863 gene encoding uncharacterized protein LOC129956863: protein MAEQQALNEHSLQTIIMKMQLNPNLKLTLTDKCLRKVIVYLLNSNEMLSKIENYKVTIYRALCDYRSPWRNSVEMEVKNNISKLPLPEALKKEMMPIVKPVSYEILRWKLFHESFIHEDEKYFNKIILKQLKWTCEGAIDHRRTAQALLRLDVFDLEKRYRLACLYCLEEDIKLLWEQLPEKRKWYYHGGHDTLRVRELQLEFYWPYVLLGEESQLPAENSSFNKHALVCSGRNGNKTVSEYFFRKLTAEERDSALLSALDAAMYRDGREMVNWPEAHVQVRLGDVACYFLSLLSPEQQMRLLRENPCAILNLLYDWPWHEVFLEIMDVVWTFLPQDQYGTLMDALMHADHYFPNLFQKVFIGSPVLFRNYFVDSESRHSIRGHIFPDFFDDHDIETVRVIFENINHGDVISLLSSKFVVQLFDEWVMKDSLDMIELCFQVASLSETDRKTLRAVYVGFLDSRGDSRCALVLKEKWKTVFTFLDNVASCNKRISEDETSAEVKKLCTEEEKNDTEK from the coding sequence ATGGCAGAGCAACAAGCATTAAATGAACATAGCCTACAAACTATTATAATGAAGATGCAACTGAATCCTAATCTGAAGTTGACACTTACAGATAAGTGTCTTAGAaaagtaattgtttatttattgaattcaaatgaaatgctATCGAAAATCGAAAATTATAAAGTCACGATCTATCGCGCATTATGTGATTACAGATCGCCTTGGCGAAATAGTGTAGAAATGgaggtaaaaaataatatttccaaactaCCGCTGCCGGAAGCACTTAAAAAGGAAATGATGCCCATTGTTAAACCTGTTAGTTATGAAATCTTAAGGTGGAAGCTATTCCACGAATCATTCATACatgaagatgaaaaatattttaataaaatcatattaaaacaaCTGAAATGGACATGCGAGGGTGCGATCGATCATCGCAGGACGGCGCAAGCGCTCTTGCGTCTTGATGTGTTTGATCTCGAGAAACGATACAGGCTGGCGTGCTTATATTGTTTAGAAGAGGACATCAAACTTCTGTGGGAACAGCTGCCCGAAAAGAGGAAGTGGTATTATCACGGCGGCCACGATACCTTACGAGTCAGAGAGTTGCAATTGGAGTTCTACTGGCCTTACGTTCTGTTGGGGGAAGAATCTCAATTACCAGCTGAGAATTCCTCCTTCAATAAACATGCTTTGGTATGTTCTGGAAGAAATGGCAATAAAACGGTGAGCGAATATTTTTTTCGTAAACTGACCGCCGAAGAACGAGATTCTGCTTTGCTTAGTGCACTCGATGCTGCCATGTATAGAGATGGGAGGGAGATGGTGAACTGGCCTGAAGCTCACGTGCAAGTGAGACTTGGCGACGTTGCATGTTATTTTCTCTCTTTGCTGAGTCCCGAACAACAAATGCGACTTTTAAGGGAGAACCCTTGCGCCATTCTGAATCTCCTTTACGACTGGCCATGGCACGAAGTGTTCCTGGAGATCATGGATGTGGTCTGGACCTTCCTGCCTCAGGACCAGTACGGCACTCTGATGGATGCCCTCATGCATGCAGATCACTATTTCCcgaatttgtttcaaaaagtttttatcgGTAGCCCTgttcttttcagaaattattttgtgGATAGCGAAAGTCGGCATTCTATCCGTGGCCACATATTTCCTGATTTTTTCGATGACCATGATATCGAGACTGTCAgagtgatttttgaaaatataaatcatgGAGACGTGATTTCACTTCTCTCTTCCAAATTTGTAGTGCAGCTTTTCGATGAATGGGTGATGAAAGATTCGCTGGATATGATTGAACTGTGCTTTCAGGTGGCCTCACTTTCAGAAACGGACAGGAAAACACTGAGAGCTGTTTATGTGGGGTTCCTCGACTCACGCGGTGACTCTCGGTGTGCGTTGgtgttaaaagaaaaatggaaaaccGTCTTTACTTTCCTGGACAATGTGGCTTCATGTAACAAGAGGATTTCGGAAGATGAAACGTCGGCCGAAGTTAAAAAACTCTGCACTGAAGAAGAAAAGAATGATACTGAAAAGTGA